From the Echeneis naucrates chromosome 7, fEcheNa1.1, whole genome shotgun sequence genome, the window CCTGAATTTGATGAAGAGTAAACTGTCTTCTTTATGTCTTAGTTTCCAATCGGCATGTTTGGTTGGATATCAAGGCACAGTAAAACACGTGGCCGTCTTGAAGAAAGCTTCCATCTCTCTCCATTATCTTTCTAATGGCCATCAGAAATGGGTAGAGAATCTGCCAGAAAGGTAAGTGACCTTGTATTTCAAGTTATTCTTTAAACATAactaccttttttttctcaacataTACTTTTAGTTGAATCTTGTCATCGATAAAACATCTATCCTTAAATCAagtattttgtgtattttaaataaTCTTGTAAGACATTGATATGTTTTCTAGCGTTTGGAGGAAATAATTTTGATAGTCAACATATTAGTTAAAAAAGATCTGATTAAAGTAATGTATGGACTTTGTAACTGTCTGATTGTTGATATCTGCAGTGAAACTGTGGATTACCAGGCTGTTTATTCTGGTGGGAATGGAGACGTTTACGCACTGGGAGTCGTTCCCCACTCCCACATTACTGTTGTTTCTTACAATGTAGAGGATGGAGAGATAAATAAGCAGGTAATCCTTATTTTTCACTGCTGTATAAGTATAAAAGTGCTATGTTGAATATATTGAATGGAAGTAATTTAATAGTTGAATACTTCAATAAAACAATCATTGCTTTGAATaagatgtgtatgtgtttaatCACTTTGCTTATGTTGTCTCCAGATGTCAGTCGAAGCTCCCTGGCTGTCCAACATACAGGCCAGCTGTGCAGTGATTGCCAAGGAGATGTTGGCATGTGTGGACTCTTCAACTGCATCCTTATACATGCTTGACTTGCATGTTCAATCACAAATGACCCAGATCCCTCTTCAGGtactaaataaaaattaaagttttatttattaatttttttcccccttcatgAAATAACTTGTCCCCTCTACTCTGGTTTGGGTAAGTctgtagatttcttttttttttttttatgcatttaaaaccaaaaagatAGGCCTCTTTCTACAAAAATTCCGTCTTACTGTGTTAATACTTTTTACTGTTAATTAAGTGAAGTTCCCCTTTGTCTTCTTGTAGTCACTGGGACTGGAAGTTGATCCTGGTTTCCAACCAGCTCTTGTGTCGACTCAGCCTAACCCAGCACGACCACCACTATCTGAGTTCTTCCTTCAGCTGGGGCCTGaacaacacctgctgctccagctcaACAATGGTCAGATAGTTGTGCTGAGGGATTTCAAGCCAGTATGTAACTgctcttttgtttcattaataATTGAATTCCTGACTATTAATTATAGTGGTATTACAATTATCCTACTCTGCTTTCCTGTGCTTAAAAGCTACATTTGCTTACCTAAAATGGAAATATAAGGCACAATATATAAAACATCCATGGAAGGAAGTGTGTACatacatgtgtacacacacataaacacacacatacacacatatacacacatatacacatatatatatatatatatatatatatatatatatatatatatatatatatatatatatatcattgtACCTGTTGGTTAAAAGTATTTTcttaaattacataaaaaaaagtttaaagatGCCAATATTTTTAGGCGTTCACATCTATAAAAAgtattgatgatgatgatgatgatgattgattattattattattattattattattccaaaaaatataaatctcaATCTCAGCATATCATAAAAGGATATTGTATTTGTAGAAGTACCTTGTGATGCATTACACTTTTCTCCCTTTATAGGCAATTCTAGTGTCATTTGCCACCACTGGAGAAAAGACTGTTGTTGCAGTCATGTCTCCCAAGAATAAAACTGTGAGTTAAGAAGAAATATACATTCCAACTTCTTAAGTATGTGGTTTTTGCACATTACAGTGTTTTCCTCTTGTATGTTGAATGTGATTGGCATTCTGCCATTGATTTGTCAGGCTTGTTGCATGGTGTTTAGCTGTGAAGGTTGTTTACTTAATATTTTGCgcttgaaaaaaatatgatatttttCTTACTACTGTTGTCCAACCCTCACCCATTTTATCCCCATAGGCTTGCAGTGTTAACCTCTTTAGTGCAGAAAGTGGACGAAGACTTCTAGACACAACACTGATTTTTAACATGGATCCTAATGGTGGAAAACCTGAGAAGGTAtttcacttattttattttatgggtGTGGACATGATGTGTACGTTAAGCTTCAGGGTGTTGACAATGGTATTCCAAtcttaagttgttttttttttttattctgccttCCAGCTGTATGTACAAACATTTCTCAAGAAGGATGACTCTGTGGGGTACAGGGTCATGGTGCAGACAGAAGACCAAACATTAACTTTAATACAGCAGCCAGGTATGGACAGTAAAAACAGTTCTGCCTGTCACTGATGTTAATGTTCCttgatgtttttattatatacCACTGAGGGGCgctagaataaaaaaaaaaaaaaacacaattacgCAGACCTTTTTACGGATGTAGTTTGACTAGATCCTACAGGTTTCTGAAGTGCGGATAGTGCATTTTTCTGCATTGGACATATTGATGACTTGTAGAGAAAAGTAAGCAGCTAACAGACATGTGAAACTTCTCATTTATATGAGTCCATCCCTCATGATGTTTGCTGTTAAGATCCAGTACATCTTTCCCACAAGCAAAAAGGCTCATGAGCCATACTTTGCCTCATGATAACATTCTGATGTATTTCCACTTCTTAATCACCACGAACACTGCCAACATCTGACCACTGTGCGGAGCACAAACAGGCTCTCGGTTTTCAGATCACACACGTAGTCTTGTCCTTTCCACaaatgaggagggaaaaaatatGCCTCATGTTATaattcacagacacagaaagcGTCAGCACAATACATACTGTAAGAGGGTGTGGAAAATGGAATGAATGATTACAGAAGGATAATGAGTCTTGTTTTCCAGGGCGTGTAATGTGGACAAGAGAGGAGGCCCTCTCAGATGTGGTAACAATGGAAATGGTGGATCTGCCCCTAACAGGAACTCAGGCAGAGTTGGAGGGAGAGTTTGGCAAAAAGGCTGGtaaatgtcaaatcaaaatcCCTTCCAGTCCAAATTCTAATCTCTGCTTTAGACGAGACGATCAGTATTTAATCTAATATTTTAGTgctgaaatgttaaatttttccactttccttttttttttttttttttgctgcgttTGGATTTAGCCATTCAAGGTAACAGATTTGTCTGCTCTTATTAAGTCGCACTCAATTGCTTGTTTGAAAGTAACTCTCAATCTTAACACACACGCAAACTTATACAAATGCACGCATCCTAATTAATGTTGCAAGCAATACAAAGTGATCTTTGAGCCTTTTTAATGCTGTGAGGTATACCTTTGATTTGCTTGTAATAATGATATGGCTGATTTTAATCCAGTCATCAAGCAGTTTTTGTGCCCTTGCTGTAATTTCTCCAGATGGCCTGatgtccatggtgctgaagaGGCTGTCCTCTCAGTTAATTTTGCTGCAGGCTTGGATCTCCCACCTCTGGAAGCTGTTCTATGACGCTCGGAAGCCCCGCAGCCTCGTAAAAAATGACGTGACCATCGAGAACCTGTCCAGAGATGAGTTCAATTTGCAGAAGATGATGATTATGGTTACTGCATCTGGGAAAGTATGAAAATAAAGCATACCCTTAAGCTGCATAGTTGTGGTCGAAGtagattgttttattttgtctaagATTGGGCAGGCCTAAACTAAAATTAAACACTAAAACATAAGCACCTCTTCAAAACTTGGTTTTTCCTACActgtcctttcttttcttttaagctCTTTGGGATTGACAGCAAGACTGGCAGTATTTTGTGGAAACATTACCTGGATAACATCCCATCTAATGCAGCTTTCAAGCTAATGGTACAGCGGACTACTGCACACTTCCCTCATCCCCCACAGTGCACGCTGCTCATCAAAGACAAGGTATTTAATAAGCTTTCTGAGCTCTGTTGTTTTAGAATTTAACAGTAAAATTCTATTACCTTGTGCCagatgaacataaaaaaaaacaagttgtgtTACTGTGAaatcagcaggttttttttttgtttgtttgtttttttgttttttttctctcctgtcgTCATTGACACTTGAGAAATACAGGCTCTGGTCTGTATCTCTTTAGTAAAACATCTTTAATTAATCATCTCTAATCATTCTTTGTACAAGGACACAGGCCTGGCCACACTCCATGTATTTAACCCCATCTTTGGAAAGAAGAGTCACATTACTCCACCCACTTTGCCTCAGCCAATACTTCAGTCACTCATACTGCCCCTCATGGACCAGGATTATGCAAAAGTTTTACTTCTCATTGATGATCAGTACAAGGTTAGTACCAAACAGTAAACTGGATCAATATTCTGAAATAACTTTTATACAAACCGTCAGCTGTGTCTCAACCCATTTGTACCCACATCCATTAGATCAACAcacaataacttttttttttttctttccatctttcttGCGCACAAATTGAGCAAAACACTCacaccctgtgtgtgttacTGGTAGAAACAGTTTGTTAAAATTGTATGCATCCTGCTGACTTTCCTCCAGGTTTCTGCCTTCCCCTCGACAAAGAATGTACTGCAGCAGCTACAGGAAATGGCCTCATCTATATTCTTTTACCTTGTTGACTCCAGCCAGGGAAGACTTTGTGGCTACAGGCTGCGAACCGTAAGTGATCAGTCAATTTACTGCATTGTGTCAAGGTTTTTGTAAATCTCTGTACATTAAGGGCTAAAGTGTTTTGGAAGAAGTTTAAGAAAGTCTTAGTTTTGGTttgcaaacacaacagaaaagatttaaatatttttgtcgTTTATAGTTGCAGTGATAATTTTCCTCCATATTTCAGTGCACAACCCCAAAGTGATAGTTAAGACATTTCAATGGTCgaacaaaagaatgaaaatggGGATTTTTATTGTGGTTTCAGGACTTGTCCACTGAGCTAATCTGGGAGGTCATCATCCCGACTGAGGTACAGAGAATTGTGTCAGTCAAAGGGAAAAGGCCCAATGAGCATGTACACTCCCAGGGCAGGGTGATGGGAGACCGGAGTGTCCTGTATAAGGTATAGTGACTTCCCCTAAAATTTTACTAATACAACGGTTTGCACAAAgtgttaaaagttaaaaaagtaCGCAATTGCTCTCAGACAACTACTCCCCGTCCTCTGACGTAAACTGAGAACTCACCATTCCGAGAACACTGTTCATCATGCCACCATTTCCTCAGTGAATCATATTCACACTCCCACTGACTCTGAATGAGAATCAACCCCCCCCCTTCTTATTTccccccaccatcaccaccaccaccaccaccgggGCTCCTCAGTGGGATTTTTGTGACATCTGAAAAAATTTATCTGCTTCAGGGCTACTTTCttataaatatacaaaagtACATCAACACCATAACTCTCCAAAGCTTTCAAGAAATTCTGAGGGCTTGGATATTTATtacaccacacaacacacatctgCTAATGTCTCCAGAGGAATCAAGGACATCAAAATCATTCAGAATCATCCCTTTGACATCTAGGACATTTTCCAGTCAGCTTTTATCAATGTAATGGACTGACTGACAGGGAGGTGAAATATTTGCTGTGatgttttaatttcttgtcACATTCATGCAAGAAATTACTTTTAATCATGTCTcaagagtattttttttaattcaatctTCATAAAAACTTTCAGGCTGGTCGACAAATACTTGAATACATCTAAACACAAGACCTCATAATTCAGCGTGTCTGAAATGTGTAACTGAAAAACACCtctttttgaatttatttattgacaaaatgtgcatttttcacCTGTGAAGATACTAAATGAATCACATTTTTATGTAGTATTTGAACCCCAACCTTCTGGCGGTGGTGACTGAGAGCACAGACCTGCATCAGGAGCGAAGCTTTATTGGGATACTGTTGATTGATGGTGTGACGGGGCGGATCTTCCACGAGGCTGTTCAGAGAAAGGCCAGAGGGCCGGTGCATGTTGTCCACTCTGAAAACTGGGTCGTGGTGAGTATTTGTGACAGCTATGGTAACTCCTTAAGGCAGAAATAAAGATCTTCTCTCGTTTGTGTTGGCTCAGGGCAACTGTAAAATAACTGCACACCAATGTGATTTATCATTTGACATATTAATAGAGACACTTGACTGACATGTGACGTGACTACTGAACATGTCCCCTGCCTCTGTTTCATTCTGCAGTACGAGTACTGGAGCACCAAGTCCCGCAGGAACGAGTTTTCAGTAATTGAACTGTATGAAGGGATGGAGCTCTACAACAGTAGTGTGTTCAGCTCACTGGACCGGCCACACGCTCCTCAAGTGCTTCAACAATCTTAcatttttccctcctccatttctaccatgGAGGCCACTCTGACAGAGAAGGGCATCACCAGCCGCCATCTGCTCAGTAAGTGTCAGTGGCGCATTCAGCTGTCTGCCACATATTTTCCAGTCAGTTCCAGTTTATAAAAGAACCCACCTTTTTTGTAAGTGAAAAGGTCTTTTCTTT encodes:
- the emc1 gene encoding ER membrane protein complex subunit 1, translated to MAKLILLCLNFIILSNTVEAVFEDQVGKFDWRQQYVGKVRFSHFDTHLQSSKKVLLATEKNVFAALNTRTGELFWRHVDRTGPEGNIDALLLHGQDAVLVIGNGRLLRSWEINVGGLNWEIVLDSGSFQSACLVGYQGTVKHVAVLKKASISLHYLSNGHQKWVENLPESETVDYQAVYSGGNGDVYALGVVPHSHITVVSYNVEDGEINKQMSVEAPWLSNIQASCAVIAKEMLACVDSSTASLYMLDLHVQSQMTQIPLQSLGLEVDPGFQPALVSTQPNPARPPLSEFFLQLGPEQHLLLQLNNGQIVVLRDFKPAILVSFATTGEKTVVAVMSPKNKTACSVNLFSAESGRRLLDTTLIFNMDPNGGKPEKLYVQTFLKKDDSVGYRVMVQTEDQTLTLIQQPGRVMWTREEALSDVVTMEMVDLPLTGTQAELEGEFGKKADGLMSMVLKRLSSQLILLQAWISHLWKLFYDARKPRSLVKNDVTIENLSRDEFNLQKMMIMVTASGKLFGIDSKTGSILWKHYLDNIPSNAAFKLMVQRTTAHFPHPPQCTLLIKDKDTGLATLHVFNPIFGKKSHITPPTLPQPILQSLILPLMDQDYAKVLLLIDDQYKVSAFPSTKNVLQQLQEMASSIFFYLVDSSQGRLCGYRLRTDLSTELIWEVIIPTEVQRIVSVKGKRPNEHVHSQGRVMGDRSVLYKYLNPNLLAVVTESTDLHQERSFIGILLIDGVTGRIFHEAVQRKARGPVHVVHSENWVVYEYWSTKSRRNEFSVIELYEGMELYNSSVFSSLDRPHAPQVLQQSYIFPSSISTMEATLTEKGITSRHLLIGLPSGGILSLPKMFLDPRRPEIVSEQSREENLIPYSPELLIRTEWFINYNQTVSRVRGIYTAPSGLESTCLVVAYGLDIYQTRVYPSKQFDVLKDDYDYMLISSVLFALFFATMISKRLAEVKLLNRAWR